The following are encoded together in the Strongyloides ratti genome assembly S_ratti_ED321, chromosome : 2 genome:
- a CDS encoding Crossover junction endonuclease MUS81, translated as MSEEIRVKVKKVYSRNSFFIKILHDWLKTAESAETRRIMKVALTNITKYPFHLKDYGELKQVSGIGNVLATRLDKAYRDIQTILGEEPSIKFIQELKSGEILELLNSTKKIGTSDKNTMKSGLSIKKTSSKTSKTTLPQHFDNFNICSQNDESNLYNNMKITSEICESKKITAINDDVCMNLNSQIINSEENDLINENNLETSICFADPTTEGGQVILVCDIREQHGMNKHKTVVDHLIKDNVQIELMPLSVGDFIWIWRTPTKEIVLDYVIERKTWDDLKHSIRSKRLEDQKGRLKQSGIKNIVLLVEGKDTPDFSLEQSLCSFNVIHKFFIQRTESAADTATFLKVTTERFKARSKNEIFSGPDFKRYQDKNKKSVSESVRQVFAKQLTVCPQMSIEKALIITQKFPNMKSLWDLYINNNKKSVTERVDPKLLLNKEISQIPPSLSAQVSLFFNYSTYTN; from the exons ATGTCAGAGGAAATTCGTGTAAAAGTAAAGAAAGTTTATTCACGAAACTcgtttttcataaaaatattgcaTGACTGGTTAAAAACAGCAGAAAGTGCAGAGACACGTCGTATTATGAAAGTAGCTCTAACTAATATTACTAAATATCCATTTCATTTGAAGGATTATGGGGAGCTAAAACAAGTTTCag GTATAGGAAATGTTCTTGCAACACGATTAGATAAAGCATATCGTGATATACAAACTATATTAGGTGAAGAGCCtagtattaaatttatacaagAATTAAAAAGCGGAGAAATATTGGAATTGTTAAATTCAACTAAAAAGATTGGTACATCAGACAAAAATACTATGAAAAGTGgtttatctattaaaaagACCTCATCCAAAACAAGTAAAACTACTTTACCGCAACATTTTgataactttaatatttgttcACAAAATGATGaaagtaatttatataataacatgAAAATTACATCTGAAATTTGTgagtcaaaaaaaattaccgCGATTAATGATGATGTTTGTATGAATTTAAATtctcaaataataaatagtgAAGAAAACGatttaattaatgaaaataatctTGAAACTTCTATTTGTTTTGCCGATCCAACAACAGAAGGTGGTCAAGTTATATTAGTGTGTGATATTAGGGAACAACATGGAATGAATAAGCATAAAACAGTTGTAGATCatttaattaaagataatGTACAAATTGAATTAATGCCATTGTCAGTGGGAGATTTTATATGGATTTGGAGAACACCTACAAAAGAAATAGTTTTAGATTATGTTATTGAAAGAAAGACATGGGATGATTTAAAGCATAGTATTAGATCAAAACGTTTAGAAGATCAAAAAGGAAGGTTAAAACAAAGTGGTATTAAAAACATTGTTTTGTTAGTTGAAGGAAAAGATACACCTGATTTTAGTCTCGAACAAAGTTTATGCAGTTTTAATGTcattcataaattttttatccaaAGAACTGAATCTGCTGCTGATACAgcaacttttttaaaagttacaACTGAACGTTTCAAAGCGAGATCAAAAAATGAGATa ttttctGGGCCagattttaaaagatatcaAGATAAGAACAAAAAAAGTGTGTCAGAATCAGTTCGTCAGGTTTTTGCAAAACAATTAACAGTATGCCCACAAATGTCAATTGAAAAAGCTTTAATAATAACACAGAAATTTCCAAATATGAAATCTTTATGggatttatatataaacaataataaaaaaagtgtaaCAGAACGTGTTGATCCGAAACTCCTCCTTAATAAAGAGATATCACAAATTCCTCCATCATTATCAGCACAGGTTTCtttattctttaattattctacatatacaaattaa
- a CDS encoding RE01104p, with protein MATSVISKAPPLPKLLTSSKVKILVPPKEKINILLEDDIKECGDIFEQYLRLTKLVEHLSTKEDYLRDAIRECKNEIAHANEELKTLQSVPLLVGEFLEAIDKNYCVVETSTGINYHVRVSSNVDKSKLHVGTAVALMKRSNAIVDILPPDCDNTVSLLKTTEKPNVSYSDVGGLEIQKQEIREAIELPMTHGYLFQQIGIEEPKGVMLYGPPGCGKTMLVKAVATSTKSNFIRLVGSEFVHKYLGEGPRLVRDVFRMAKQNSPCIIFIDEVDSIGTKRFDTKAGADREVQRILLELLNQMDGFDQNSGVKVIMATNRIDTLDPALLRPGRIDRKIEFPLPDRRQKRLLFNTVTSNMSLANDVDLEYFVSLPDKISAAEIRNIATEAGMRAIRSNRYSVTAKDFQDAYIAVTKKCNEELNFYE; from the coding sequence atgGCAACTTCTGTCATTTCAAAAGCTCCACCACTTCCAAAATTACTGACTTCttcaaaagttaaaattCTTGTTCCtccaaaagaaaaaattaatatattactgGAAGATGATATAAAAGAGTGTGGTGATATTTTTGAACAATATCTTCGCCTCACTAAACTTGTGGAGCATTTATCAACAAAAGAAGATTATTTACGTGATGCAATTAGAGAATGTAAAAATGAGATAGCTCATGCAAATGAAGAACTTAAAACTCTTCAATCAGTACCTTTATTGGTGGGAGAGTTTTTGGAAGCAATtgacaaaaattattgtgTAGTTGAGACATCCACTGGCATTAATTATCATGTTCGTGTATCATCAAATGTtgataaatcaaaattacaTGTTGGCACAGCAGTTGCTTTAATGAAACGATCTAATGCTATTGTTGATATACTACCACCAGATTGTGATAACACTGTTAGTCTTTTAAAAACAACAGAAAAACCAAATGTTTCATATTCAGATGTAGGTGGTTTAGAAATTCAGAAACAAGAAATTAGAGAAGCAATAGAATTACCAATGACTCATGGATATCTCTTTCAACAAATTGGTATAGAGGAACCAAAAGGTGTTATGTTATATGGACCTCCAGGTTGTGGAAAAACAATGTTAGTTAAAGCTGTTGCTACATCaacaaaatcaaattttattagattAGTTGGAAGTGAATTTGTTCACAAGTATCTTGGAGAAGGTCCACGTTTGGTAAGAGATGTTTTTAGGATGGCAAAACAAAATTCTCcatgtattatatttatcgATGAAGTTGATTCTATTGGAACAAAAAGATTCGACACAAAAGCTGGTGCAGACAGAGAAGTTCAAAGAATATTGTTGGAACTTCTTAATCAAATGGATGGATTTGATCAAAATTCAGGAGTTAAAGTAATAATGGCTACTAATAGAATTGATACACTTGATCCAGCTTTATTAAGACCAGGAAGAATAGATCGAAAGATTGAATTTCCTTTACCTGACAGAAGGCAAAAAcgtttactttttaatacaGTAACTTCAAATATGAGTTTGGCGAATGATGTTGATTTGGAATATTTTGTATCATTACCAGATAAAATAAGTGCAGCAGAAATTCGAAATATTGCTACAGAAGCTGGAATGAGGGCAATTAGGAGTAATAGATATTCTGTAACAGCTAAAGATTTTCAAGATGCTTATATTGCTGTTACTAAAAAGTGCAATGAAGAATtgaatttttatgaataa